AAGATTGATGAAGGCGAAGTAATAGATGTTATTGATTACGTTAACGGTTTAATTTACCAGAAGAACGATGCAGTATACCTCGACGGTAAGAAGATTCTACAGTTGGATTATCCCGTACTGGGAGTGTCCTCTTTAAAAGATTCTCTGGCAGTTGAAGTTATAAAGGACTATAGGACTCCTTTACTCTTTTACGACCTTAAAGGTTATAAGATAGGAGAAGAAAATCACGACAATGTAGAGTTTATGGACAGCGAAGGGTCTTCCCTATTTCTTGTAGAAACCTCCTTCAATTATAAGTTTAGAATATCTAGAAAGAAAGGAGAAAAGGAAGAGGAAGTAATAATGCAGTACGGTAATTACGACGTGACGGTTAAAGACGTATACATAAAAGGTGACGTGTTACTTCACGGCTTTCTACTTTCTAAAGTTAATAACCCTAAGGGTGTTATAGTTTACGGCTACGGGGGATTTAGAATTTCTTTATTACCATCTTTCCCAATGTCTACTAGAGTTCTGTTAGATGAAGGATATTCTGTCCTTATAACAAACTTGAGGGGAGGTTACGAGAACGGAGAGGAATGGCATAAGGATGGAATGTTGCTCAATAAGAAGAACGTATTCAAGGACTTTTCTGAATTTCTAATGACTGTTAAAATGATGGGAGGGAAGACTATTGCAATGGGTGGAAGTAATGGAGGACTTTTAGTAGGTGCTACTGAAAATGAGTACCAAGACCTTATAGACTGTGCAGTAATAGGTCATCCTGTTCTGGACATGTTAAAATACGATAAACTTTACGTTGGAAAATATTGGGTTGAGGAATACGGAGACCCTAACGATCCAAAGTATAGGGATTACCTACTCTCTTACAGTCCTTATCACAACTTAAAGAGGAGCTTACCAAAGACTTTTGTTTACACTGGAATTAATGATGATAGAGTTCACCCGGCTCACGCTCTAAAGTACGTTGCTAAGTCTGAAGAGCTGAGTAATGACGTTATGCTCTTTGTTAACGATTCCGGCCATTCAATAGCTGATCCGGAGTCTGAAGCTAGGGAGTACTCTTATGTTATAGCTTTCATTGAGGAATGTACATCAAACAAATAACTTCTTTGCTTCAATAAGCATTTCTTCTACCTTTTTTATGGAGACTCTAACGTCCTCCACGGAATATTTTCTCTCGTGAAATCCCCATACATGCAAATCGTAACCAGCATTCCAGCCGTCTAAAACCCAATAACCCAGTTTTTTAGAAAGCGTTTTGCTAGCCTTGCCTAACAAGTAGGTGTACCATCTGCCTTCTTTCAAAAACTCCTGGTATTCCTCGGTCTTAAATTTTTCTGCTAACGCCTTCACAACTTCTTCGGCTACTTTGTAAGCTTTCTCTGAGGCTTGAACTGCGTCACCTTTTTCAGCATACTCTTTGCTTTCCTGCATATACTTTTCAGCTAAACTTATTCTTTCCTTACTACTATCTTCAGGATCTTCCTTACTTAAAATATCAAGTAAAGCTTCAGTAACATCAACTCCTTTTTTCTCTAGCTTTCTTATTACTTCTTCTAACGACATTCTATTTTCCATTTTTTATCTCTTCGATATTAACTTTTTCTTCATCTATAGTCACATAAGGAGTC
This genomic interval from Acidianus sp. HS-5 contains the following:
- a CDS encoding prolyl oligopeptidase family serine peptidase, translating into MDKFEYLEDLNDERTKSFIEKENKKTEEKLGKRAKELYPRLLEIYREPYVLSMFAYDENNPAILLYGEKNQVLLGNKVIYTPPKDYVASLIWKVYNSKEIGVSVQKKGSDKVTTFLISENSVKELGEMVESPFYFKGELCYVKSYRYSPPPDGGEYPTDRVFCGDEIVYGKDLKPGEFVSIRVFNDLITLTRNKGWRYSELYAGEDFNSLKKIDEGEVIDVIDYVNGLIYQKNDAVYLDGKKILQLDYPVLGVSSLKDSLAVEVIKDYRTPLLFYDLKGYKIGEENHDNVEFMDSEGSSLFLVETSFNYKFRISRKKGEKEEEVIMQYGNYDVTVKDVYIKGDVLLHGFLLSKVNNPKGVIVYGYGGFRISLLPSFPMSTRVLLDEGYSVLITNLRGGYENGEEWHKDGMLLNKKNVFKDFSEFLMTVKMMGGKTIAMGGSNGGLLVGATENEYQDLIDCAVIGHPVLDMLKYDKLYVGKYWVEEYGDPNDPKYRDYLLSYSPYHNLKRSLPKTFVYTGINDDRVHPAHALKYVAKSEELSNDVMLFVNDSGHSIADPESEAREYSYVIAFIEECTSNK
- a CDS encoding PaREP1 family protein, whose amino-acid sequence is MSLEEVIRKLEKKGVDVTEALLDILSKEDPEDSSKERISLAEKYMQESKEYAEKGDAVQASEKAYKVAEEVVKALAEKFKTEEYQEFLKEGRWYTYLLGKASKTLSKKLGYWVLDGWNAGYDLHVWGFHERKYSVEDVRVSIKKVEEMLIEAKKLFV